A genomic stretch from Anser cygnoides isolate HZ-2024a breed goose chromosome 30, Taihu_goose_T2T_genome, whole genome shotgun sequence includes:
- the LOC136787692 gene encoding olfactory receptor 14I1-like, whose product MANSSSVSEFLLLAFADTRELQLLHFGLFLAIYLAALLGNGLILTAVACDHRLHTPMYFFLLNLALLDLGCISTTLPKAMANALWDTRAISYQGCVAQVFFFVFFIGTEYSLLTVMAYDRYIATCKPLHYGSLVGSRASQDALGLLGYKRSLLVHVKRLMQQNPQVLLCRAALNEFFSQPIPMSGISPAQVQHLALGLVDPP is encoded by the exons atggccaacagcagctctgtgagcgagttcctcctgctggcatttgcagacacgcgggagctgcagctcctgcacttcgggctcttcctggccatctacctggctgccctcctgggcaacggcctcatcctcaccgccgtagcctgcgaccaccgcctccacacccccatgtacttcttcctcctcaacctcgccctcctcgacttgggctgcatctccaccactctgcccaaagccatggccaatgccctctgggacaccagggccatctcctatcaaggatgtgtcgcacaggtcttcttttttgtcttcttcattGGAACAGAGTATTCCCTTCTCACcgtcatggcctacgaccgctacatTGCGacctgcaagcccctgcactacgggagcctcgtgggcagcagagctt cccaggatgcacttggccttctgggctacaagcGTTCACTGCTGGTTCATGTCAAGCGTCTCatgcagcagaacccccaagtccttctctgcagggctgctctcaatgagttcttctcccagcctatccccatgtctgggatttccccggcccaggtgcagcaccttgcacttggacttgttgaccCTCCTTAA